One genomic window of Punica granatum isolate Tunisia-2019 chromosome 1, ASM765513v2, whole genome shotgun sequence includes the following:
- the LOC116207276 gene encoding dirigent protein 5-like, translating to MEKFSSIFFLVFLLVFSESAVPTAGESLIKRNAKPCQRLMLHLHDIFQEGINNTFPNATSASVTEGVPGFGPFLFGKLYVFDNPVTGDENMNSPPAARARGFYLYDRKDTPNTLFLITLSFNSSEYKGTMTMLGNNEHGAETRDIPIVGGTGDFFMARGIATLETEVLDFVKSYFRVRMDIKLYECY from the coding sequence ATGGAGAAATTTTCGTCCATTTTCTTCCTCGTCTTCCTCCTCGTCTTCTCGGAATCAGCAGTTCCAACTGCCGGCGAATCACTGATCAAGAGGAATGCGAAGCCCTGCCAACGGTTGATGCTCCACCTGCATGACATCTTCCAGGAAGGTATTAACAACACCTTCCCAAATGCAACGTCAGCTTCGGTAACGGAAGGTGTGCCTGGGTTCGGACCATTCCTGTTTGGTAAGCTGTACGTTTTTGACAATCCGGTGACTGGAGACGAGAACATGAACTCTCCCCCCGCTGCCCGTGCCCGTGGTTTCTACCTTTATGACCGCAAGGACACTCCCAACACTCTTTTCCTGATCACCTTAAGCTTCAACTCAAGCGAGTACAAGGGTACGATGACAATGCTCGGAAACAATGAGCACGGGGCAGAGACTAGGGATATTCCCATCGTCGGTGGAACAGGAGATTTCTTCATGGCCAGAGGGATCGCAACTCTAGAGACAGAAGTTCTCGATTTTGTGAAGTCTTATTTTCGAGTGAGGATGGATATTAAGTTGTACGAATGTTATTAG